The following nucleotide sequence is from Trifolium pratense cultivar HEN17-A07 linkage group LG2, ARS_RC_1.1, whole genome shotgun sequence.
AAAAGAATCACTTTCTGTCAACACCTTTTTTATCTCCCAATCTTCATCATTGTATGTCTTTGTCTTTTTTCTTGAAACAACGTTGGTTTTTTGCTGCTGCACATGCTTTCTCTTTAAACCCATTATTGCTGCTGTACATGGTTCATTATTATCATCGTCGTTTATTGTTGTACATGACCATGGACAACAAGGAGCGAGTGATAAATGGAGACAAACCTTGGGATTGGGAATGTCAGTGCAAATCGAACACAAACaaacattgttgttgttgttgttgtgagcCATGAATAGAGTGACCGGAGCTAGAGagtttttttgtgtttgtatttGCGGAAAAGTTATTCTCAACTATAAcgctctatatatatatatgtaaattgCAAtgcaaaacatattttaaaaagatatatacaacaaaaactaaaaatagtaaACAAAGATACTATAATAAGATAAAGACAAACATATATTCCAAATAtatcaaaaatcaaacaagcgcaaaaaaaaaaaaaaaccgaataGATAAACATATTAACTATGATGTTGAGATTTGATTAATAGTATAGAAAAAAAGATTTGATTAACAAAATTGTGAGCATTAAAACAGTCAGATAATTGTCCACAAATTCTAgttcaactaataaaaatatcaaaattggtAGTGTCGAACGTTAGGACCAGAGTTTGAACTCCgatcactccactttgtgtatgtgagttttcaatggctttgtcattttatctattaataaaaaaaagtcaaataatttatcattagttgatattattttttaatacttaCTGTATTTTATAACTTATATCgttttgatattatttttttaatatttattttatttaaaaatatatctttattttaaGAGAAAATTAAGTTATTTCTTATCATAATATTACtatttatttagtataaaaaatacaaaattattcttttttttacacaaaaaatacaaaattattatgaatctttcaattaataaataaatatttaataaaattaaaagtttacTAGTATTATCgtaaataaacaataaaattatgtGTTAGAAAAGGAGGCTGAATAAttacagtatttttttttttgaaaattgaataattacagtattattttttgactaaaggtAAGAGCACATTTGCAAAAGTCCATAGTCCATAAtggatgagagagagagagattagaATGACTTACTTACACGTCTTAATCTTGTATTGGTAGTTTATAAAAGAGTTCCTTAGGAAAGGAAACGATGTAACTAAACTCAACCccacaataaaatattattttctgtGAAAACAAAAGGCCATGTGTCAAAACCTTGCATCATCCTTGCAaagttaagattttttttttttggacttaaAGTTAagatcctttttatttttatgttcttcatttcattttttttataggaaagaGGGCTAATGCCCAACAAACACAAAACTAAATAACAATCGATTAATTCCTAGTTCATCAGCTAACAATATATCCTTAATCTGGGATAAGCCTCGTAAAAAATCATTTCATGATTTAAGTTACATCTAATATTTGCTAATGCATCCGCACATTTGTTAGCTTCTCGATACTCATGTCAAATTTTTACATTTCAATCAATTATCAAAAGCCGACAAATCTTCTTAAATATAGTATAATCATTCACACCTTTAGCTCTCCTCGTTAAAAGAACTTGGACAATAGCCTTTGAGTTAATGCTTACCTCCACACTTGAGAACCCCAACCGTTTTACAAGCATCAAACCTTCCAACACTCCGCAAACTAGtaatgttttgaaaatataaacgTAAGAATGTAATATTTGGTGGATCTAActatcaaatttataattaattttttaaaaaactatagaaaatgattttttttttgtggcaaAGTAAAATGAGTTTTAACATGAaagctaaaaaaataaagagtttAACATCATGCATGACTCAAATTAATTTCAGacttttttatatttgagaCAAATGAATCATTTCGTTAATATtgaacttttaatattttttttggtacaattgaGGGCAAaacccaagaaaaaaaaaaggaagaaaaaaaaaactacagaaTTATGGCTTGTTTGATTCCTTCTAAAAAcagttttttggtttttaaaaattaaaaaacttgaTTGGTAATCCAATTTTACAAAAGTGTTTTcacaaattatattttgtttatcaatttttaaaaataaaaatgtaaaacagGTTTAAgaagttttgtttttctcttcttaaaaacaattttctaaaacacttttataagacatgttttaaaaactaaaaatcaaaattgtttcaaatagCCCTTAATCTCATATTTCTAGGCATGCAAGCCTCATAAATATTATCAAAGAGGATTTGTTACAGCTCATTAAGAAGTGTCTCCAAAACGATCAAATTCAAATGATTCATCATAATGCTAGAGTTAGTAAGTCAATCAACATTCCAATTTCCTTCGCGTTAATTATGGTTGATTCGAACATGCGAGTTTATTTTTAACAGTTTCATGATACGTTGAATTAAGATAGAGATATTCCATTAAACTAAAATTATCAGATatgtccataaaaaaaaattctcctcTTTGAGCTTTTAATTTTAACAACTGTACATATAAATTGaattcaaatcaaataaaaattaataaaacaaatacataaaaatCAACATAATGTGAAACAAATCTCAGATATTTTAGTCTATTAATAATTTACTCCAAAGTTGGATCAAATACATAAACAAAGTCATCTGTTGcatattaatttattcttttcaaAAAGAAACTTAAACTTCCTTTATTTAcgtatttatataaaataaaaaaaaacaattcttgAATGAAATAGTGATCAATAAATAGGAAACCATACTTCATATCTTTTGTTTCGGTTTCTGTTccttcttcaatcttcattcattcattcaccaAACTGTTTCAATATAACCAACTCAGGTTAAGGTTAGTACCATACCATGATTCATTCTGTTGTATCCTTTATATTCAGATTAATCTTCATATACAAGGTGCTACAAATTGTGAATCACTTTGTTGACATaaacatgaaaacaaacaaTTAGTTAAAATCAAGGATGTCAAATTTCATGTCTTGTCTCAGATCTAGCTAGGGAACcgtttttctcttttttgtataatcattttttttcttcttcattttcaatcacaccattttctttgttttttgtgaATTCTTTGAATAATGAATAATCTATTGCTTGATTTTTAAGAATTAGAAGCTTAGAACATGTGAATTTAGAAAAGATCTTATCTTGTATGTTTTTCtattaatctattttttcacaatttggatttttatgttcaaaatattGACTTTTCTATTAAGCTTAGTACATGTGAATTTAGATTTTTAAGAATAGTCTTAAATATTGACTTTTGTTACACTTTTTTGACTTCTAGGAGATTGATTTCTAAACTCCTTAAATTTCTTGCCGTAGGAgaattgttggtgttttgatgtTGATTGTAACCATAtcatagaaaaaaaaaggcttaagaAAAAAGGGAGAAAAAAAGTGGTTAAAGGTTTGAAGCTTATTATATAGGGTACTAGAGAATTAGGTTATTGCTAAAAGGCAAAGTAAACCAATGGAGGAAATATCTTCAAGTGTTGCAGTACCATTTACACTTGGAAATTTGATTCAAAAGGATGCTGCGGTTACGACTCATATGGAGATAACCGGGTTAAAGCTTATGGCAAATACTGCTGCAGCTTTGATATTAAATCCTGCAGTTGGGAATGAAAATCATGCTGATGTTAGTCTTCAACATCAAATCACGGTATCTGCGGAGGTAAAGGAGAATCAAGTTGGATCTGCTGTTGTCTCGGAAATGGTGATTGAATGCGAGAGTAATTGGGTTTTGAGTGAAAACCGTAACCAGACAATAAAGGAAGATGAGATCATGTTAGCTGTGGATTTTCAGTGTCTGCATAATTCAGGCTCTCCATCGGTGGCAGATTCACCAATAATCGTCACGGATGGTGATGATATTCATGGTAAGTTTAGTATAAACGAGGTACTTCCGGCACTGAAGCCAGATCAGAATACGGTTTCTATTGCAATGGATATTGAGAGTGAAAATCGAAGTGTGTCAGAAGGGGCTGATCCGAAACTATCTGCTATGATTCTTGATCAGTTGGAAAAGGAGAACAAAACACAAAGAACAAGCTACCAGAATGGATTGGAAGTGAGTAGTGATCCTCTTTGGGGTTTTTCATCAATCTGTGGCAATAGACCGGAGATGGAAGATTCTGTTGCTGTTAAACCTCAACTTTTTCAAATCCCTACACAGATGCTAATGGATGACCATGTGAATGAAAACACAAAATACTCACTAGCCCATTTTTTCGGTGTCTACGATGGACATGGGGGCTTTCAGGTATTCACCTAAAACAAATCATacaatttgtattattttgGAAGTTTTATTTATTCCGCTGAGAGTGTGTCGTTTTTGACAGGTTGCTAATTACTGCCAAGAACGTCTTCATTCAGTGTTGGTTGAGGGGATTGAAGCGCAACGGTTGAGGTTGGCCGAAACAAATGGGAGGAACGATTGGAAGGACAATTGGAATAAAGCATTGTCCAATTGTTTTCAGAAAGTAGATGATGAGATTGAACCTGTTGCTCCTGAGACTGCTGGCTCCACTGCCGTGGTTGCCATTTTAAGTCAAACCCACATGATAATTGCAAATTGTGGGGATTCAAGAGCTGTCTTGTATCGCGGGAAAGAAGCCATTGCATTGTCTTCTGACCACAAAGTAAGGCATTTCATCACTGTTTCACAATTTTTTCGGTAAATTCATGTCATAAGCTGAAGTTGTCTGATACAAGAAACTTTACTTCACGTTTGCAGCCAAATCGAGAGGATGAGAGAGCTAGAATAGAAGCTGCAGGAGGAAGAGTCATACATTGGAAAGGATACAGAGTTCTTGGTGTCTTGGCCATGTCAAGGTCCATAGGTATGTATTTGTTGCACGATTGGTTTCTTGCAACTTGATATTACTGCGCTTACATGTtactttattctatttttttgctGAATTGAGACACAAGTACAAACAttaatgtatttttgttttagCTTTCAAGTTTTAAGAATGAAAAAAACACCTCTTTTCCAGAAATTGCTAGTCTATAGATATTGTCCCAAGGACCCGAGAATTTGGAGCACAAAAAGACTTTTAATACACTTCCTTGAATGTGATTTCAGCCTTTGGATTAGGATATACCTTCTTTGCTACATAAATTTAGATTTTGTTTGAGTTAAAACTGTTACAAAATCACTCCATATCAGTAATTGTGATTAATTTTCCTTACTGCTGTCTTGTTCAACAGGTGATAGATACTTGAAACCATGGATAATTCCAGAACCAGAAGTTAATATTGTGCAAAGAGAGAAAAACGACGAGTGCCTTATTTTAGCAAGTGATGGTTTATGGGATGTAATTACAAATGAAGAAGCCTGTGAAGTTGCAAGAAAGCGAATCCTTCTTTGGCATAAGAAGTATGGCGACAATGGAACAACAGTACACGACAAAGGAGAAGGAGGAGTTGATCTTGCATCTCAGTCTGCCGCTGAGTATCTATCTAAACTCGCCCTCCACAGAGGAAGTGGCGATAACATATCTGTAATTGTGATAGACTTAAAGGCTGTGAGAAAATTGAAGAGAAAGACATAACATAGTGTGTTTTTAGCATGTTGAAATATCTTCATTTATGCTATTGATTTACGGTTTGTATTTCAGAATCACTAGAACTTTTTAGCCCTTTACCTTTTTAATAGGGCTAAGTAAGTTATGTATGCTATAAAATTCAAAGTGTACAAGGTTACTGAATATGAGACCTTTCCAAGCATCACAGAagcttttatataaaaaaataaaaacatttagaGGGTAAAATTTTCAAGTTGGATTCTCAAGGAAAAATTGATCAGGCAATTTGATAtgttttaaccaaataaaaagcGTCAAACATAACTTGGTAATCGTTTGGATATAAACTTTAGCGTTCATTTGTGAcagactaaaaaaaattgttaaatttgtTGGCAATTTGTATTAATTTTACAAGTTTATCCTTCAAGAGAGAGAATTGATTAATGTTTAAGAAGAATCTTATAAAGAAGACAGAAAAAACTCTAGAGTTTTTTATTTAGGGACGGAGGAGGGAGTAATAAATTTGTACAGCAAATAATATTCTCTGAATCTTTGGCAAATCTTACGGGTAAGTTCTGTTGCAATCATAAAATTACAAACATTTTACAGCAAGTAGCCCTTAATACTCGATGTTCATCATTAAAATTCTTCACCAAGTTCAAATCATGGCAATTCCTTGAACCTTTCATCTATGAGTTTCTCACAAATTATATTGAACTCAATCACTAAACAACACACAGAATACATTATCTTTGGCATAACTCTATGAGCTGGTTTATCTGACTCATCCGCAAATGCTTCCCATATGCAAGCAGAAGCCTgcaataacaaataaaaaaggatTATAGATACAGTTATATATTAGGTGGAATCAGTAGTTACCAAATTGTCATGTAGTACTATATATGAAACACAGGTTACAAATAGTGCATATTTCATTGTTTGTAACTCAAAGAATGAAATTTCCTTCAAGTCTAGTGAGAAGCCTAGGACAAGCTTTCTTGACAAAGGATGATTTAAGTTGAAAAATATGAGCTCCAAAACATTAGCATTTAGAATCCTTATGACAGATTAATTGTATTTATATATTGAAGCTTATTCAAGAACACTTGATCAATTGAAAACATACTCCAAGAATGGAACATACCATCTTTTATAAGGTTGCGAGTGGAGATCCTGCATCGGAGAAGAAAGCTGAAAGATCCACATGCTGGTCATCATACATGCTGATGAAAGGTAGTTCCTGGAGTTTCAATCAGATATATAGCATCAGAAAGACTATTTGTACATGGTATATATATACAGAGATAAGATTTTCACATACCATAAGTTCCTGAGCCGACAGTCTGTTTGCCGGGTCCTTCTGTAGACTAAACAAAGAGAAGATTGAAAAAGGAGAATCAGAAGAAGACTCATGAAAAGCACACTGTGACAGAGAGTTCATGGAAAATAGCAACTGAATTCCTATGGAAGGTGCCTGATTTTGAGATATGTTTAACCAGATGTGGAGACTGGTTCCAAGAAATTAAGAAGCATatcttcaaaattaaaataatacatgaAAATAAGGATTAATATATGTAGGTAAGGAAAATGCTTTACATTTTCACTACTGTTATCTTCATAGACATTCTACGAAAATCTTtactctttctctctcgttcTCACTAAGTATGTGTGCACATGCATGTTCATGCTGTCTTGACTGTACATTACTAGTTAGCAAATTAAACAATTACCATGCAGAGATAAATGAGCAAAATTCTGCAGAAAATTGTTCAGATGGAGGAGTAGGAGGAGGTTTGTCGACAATAGTTTCAATAAGCTCAAATATACTTTCCCATCTTTCACTTTGATCTGGTGGTGTATATGGAAACCGCCCCAAAGCACACTCGAGCAATATTAGTCCCAAACTCCATATATCACTTTTGTAGTTGTAACCACGTTGGCTTCCATTGATTCTCTCTGGCTGTAAAATCGACAGGTTGGAAATTATTTTCCACAAATCAGTTTTCCATTTTTGGCAGTAAAACAATATGCACATATGAT
It contains:
- the LOC123905491 gene encoding protein phosphatase 2C 50-like, whose amino-acid sequence is MEEISSSVAVPFTLGNLIQKDAAVTTHMEITGLKLMANTAAALILNPAVGNENHADVSLQHQITVSAEVKENQVGSAVVSEMVIECESNWVLSENRNQTIKEDEIMLAVDFQCLHNSGSPSVADSPIIVTDGDDIHGKFSINEVLPALKPDQNTVSIAMDIESENRSVSEGADPKLSAMILDQLEKENKTQRTSYQNGLEVSSDPLWGFSSICGNRPEMEDSVAVKPQLFQIPTQMLMDDHVNENTKYSLAHFFGVYDGHGGFQVANYCQERLHSVLVEGIEAQRLRLAETNGRNDWKDNWNKALSNCFQKVDDEIEPVAPETAGSTAVVAILSQTHMIIANCGDSRAVLYRGKEAIALSSDHKPNREDERARIEAAGGRVIHWKGYRVLGVLAMSRSIGDRYLKPWIIPEPEVNIVQREKNDECLILASDGLWDVITNEEACEVARKRILLWHKKYGDNGTTVHDKGEGGVDLASQSAAEYLSKLALHRGSGDNISVIVIDLKAVRKLKRKT